The following proteins are encoded in a genomic region of Oncorhynchus keta strain PuntledgeMale-10-30-2019 chromosome 6, Oket_V2, whole genome shotgun sequence:
- the LOC118385056 gene encoding uncharacterized protein LOC118385056 isoform X25: MFSGDEDNPDKAPAMWCGGVRCVRMQCFTRTMARASDLQHMGTRRHPTLLRISLLVLLLHVARGDASVETISVLMSNASSTPPPTSLTTPHPSPLHTASSNMTNEPMASTMPSPSTILHSTSPIITSTTNMTSKNATSPGPSTPLPITVTSNATTESAEVHCNFSQLCANQSVYYWMVLAVDVTGDLKNESDISGWFRALFHSVLDSCEPSNPEQANGTNLTDTLPTTSVSPTYPTPYNMTTWLYNFTTTTLSQNFTNFTTTTPSQTFTNFTTTTLSQNFTNFTTTTPSQNFTNFTTTTLSQNFTNFTTTTPSQNFTNFNMTTRSQDFTNFNMTTLTTNMTTLLYNSTPPHNRSMSAPPYNHSMTTLSSSWPHSTTSEEHEGGNMTAASLFQDIEVTCVNKTGIRRTNCTVLLRTRKPTFPCCLQRALVLGQENSSIQTHIVGNRVERVGKGLCAGQLPPSNGFAKCTGFLNGTLPLPNTCHTPGPVNISCGHAGTVYVPLGNQTQMDCGMPPKPPIDSEIVCNCSSYCYGTGKYNIYNYSSYCYGTGKYNIYNYSSYCYGTGKYNIYNYSSYCYGTGKYNIYNYSSYCYGTGKYNIYNYSSYCYGTGKYNIYNYSSYCYGTAAYYTLGIQIKDPTMNISKIFYMIDQLKTPPPCNNSSETHPPCPLPIISTIYQDAHVECNGANTNLQSCRVIVRLNRSVPICAVSTALMTVFNDKHGIGYNGTVTRAAICGYPGSSGGLLNSTFTWESINLNTTLFCEAEKTTVIVSCKQGKNVCVLLNEMCDPMPPSTSPSPMANTTLPATTILPPPPNVTIHLNTPYVPLNTTLAPLNTTSKAPNTTPTAPNTTIAMTTRGNTTTNSSTPIIPPVNPTTASPKYTTTAVTTTPYVPLNTTLAPLNTTSKAPNTTPSAPNTTIAMTTQGNTTTNSSTPIIPPVNPTTASPKYTTTAVTTTPYVPLNTTLAPLNTTSKAPNTTPSAPNTTIAMTTQGNTTTNSSTPIIPPVNPTTASPKYTTTAVTTTTAAPNTTAASSEEQANQLLDLTSNVSKLNSSQVDQLVSQLEALLAGPNVSLGLGKTSVKIVSNLLGASSDTLASSSTKIIGIVDTVGLKLVVQQEATILTKSVAVAIKTVDGTNFQQTSFSIPDPNNVQIRGDGRARRSVRTEASSLPQGSVTFPSSLTANLSHEQQLQASRLQFNFYQKATVFQDRALGDSRLYSGILGASVANLSIKSLQQDVVITLRNTEPVPANVVVSCVFWDFGLNDGSGGWNRKGCSVRNSTENETVCACNHLTSFGVLLDISRTGITNHLQATILTYITYIGCGISAIFLSVTLLTYLAFGKLRKDIPSKILIQLCVALLFLNLVFLVDAWLALYPDAVGLCISTAWFLHYFLLASFTWMGLEAVHMYLALVKVFNTYIKRYMLKFSLVGWGVPLLVVIVVIAVDKNNYGLVSYGKYSDNSPTDDFCWLKNNIAFYVSVVAYFCVIFLLNLSMFVMVMVQLCRIKSQNPHNMRHRNGLQDLRSVVGITLLLGLTWGFAFFAWGPVNLAFMYLFAIFNSFQGFFIFVFHCAVKENVRRQWRTYLCCGRLRLAENSDWSRTATQKTEKKSLSVTRATSFRSGNSSQFNHTSSSSFLTGDSPERPSGATGSLFDDRTITALEELNSDVVLNEVNSQFRTQS, from the exons ATGTTTTCTGGAGATGAGGACAACCCCGACAAGGCGCcagctatgtggtgtggtggagtGCGCTGTGTCCGTATGCAGTGTTTCACCAG AACGATGGCCAGAGCCTCTGATCTCCAACACATGGGAACTAGGAGACATCCAACCCTGCTCCGGATATCCCTGCTGGTCCTTCTTCTCCATGTAGCCAGAG GAGATGCCTCTGTAGAAACAATCTCGGTGCTCATGTCTAATGCATCCTCGACCCCACCCCCCACATCCCTCACAACCCCTCACCCATCACCACTGCACACTGCCTCATCCAACATGACTAATGAACCAATGGCATCCACCATGCCATCTCCATCCACTATTCTGCACTCGACTTCGCCCATCATAACGTCCACTACCAACA TGACCTCTAAAAATGCCACATCTCCAGGACCCTCCACTCCTTTGCCAATAACAGTCACCTCTAATGCCACTACGG agTCAGCAGAGGTGCATTGTAACTTCTCACAGCTCTGTGCCAATCAGT CTGTGTACTACTGGATGGTCCTTGCGGTGGATGTGACTGGAGATCTGAAGAATGAATCAGACATCAGTGGCTGG TTCAGGGCTTTATTTCATTCTGTCTTGGACTCCTGTGAGCCCTCCAACCCTGAACAAGCAAATGGCACAAATTTGACTGACACACTGCCAACTACCTCTGTCAGTCCAACATATCCCACCCcctacaacatgacaacatggttaTACAACTTCACCACGACAACACTATCCCAGAACTTCACCAACTTCACCACGACAACACCATCCCAGACCTTCACCAACTTCACCACGACAACACTATCCCAGAACTTCACCAACTTCACCACGACAACACCATCCCAGAACTTCACCAACTTCACCACGACAACACTATCCCAGAACTTCACCAACTTCACCACGACAACACCATCCCAGAACTTCACCAACTTCAACATGACAACACGATCCCAGGACTTCACCAACTTCAACATGACAACATTGACAACTAACATGACAACTTTGCTTTACAATAGTACTCCCCCACACAACCGTAGCATGTCCGCCCCACCCTACAACCATAGCATGACAACTCTGTCTTCCAGCTGGCCCCATAGCACCACAAG TGAGGAGCATGAAGGTGGAAATATGACTGCTGCCAGCCTGTTTCAA GACATTGAGGTGACGTGTGTCAATAAAACAGGGATCAG GAGGACTAACTGCACTGTGCTGCTGAGGACGAGGAAGCCAACGTTTCCCTGTTGTTTACAGCGAGCCCTGGTGCTGGGTCAGGAGAACAGCTCCATACAAACCCATATAGTGGGAaatagagtggagagagtgg GTAAGGGTCTGTGTGCAGGCCAATTGCCTCCAAGTAATGGTTTTGCAAAGTGCACCGGCTTCCTGAATGGCACTCTCCCTCTTCCAAACACGTGTCACACTCCAGGGCCTGTCAATATCTCATG TGGACATGCAGGGACTGTTTACGTACCACTTGGAAATCAAACCCAAATGGACTGTGGTATGCCCCCTAAACCTCCCATCG ATTCGGAGATTGTCTGCAACTGCTCCTCTTACTGCTATGGTACAG GTAAATACAATATTTACAACTACTCCTCTTACTGCTATGGTACAG GTAAATACAATATTTACAACTACTCCTCTTACTGCTATGGTACAGGTAAATACAATATTTACAACTACTCCTCTTACTGCTATGGTACAGGTAAATACAATATTTACAACTACTCCTCTTACTGCTATGGTACAGGTAAATACAATATTTACAACTACTCCTCTTACTGCTATGGTACAG GTAAATACAATATTTACAACTACTCCTCTTACTGCTATGGTACAG ctGCATACTATACTTTGGGCATACAGATCAAAGATCCCACTATGAATATTTCAAAAATCTTCTATATG ATTGATCAGCTAAAAACTCCTCCACCCTGCAACAACTCCTCAGAGACACA TCCTCCCTGTCCCTTGCCCATCATATCAACTATCTACCAG GATGCTCATGTGGAATGCAATGGCGCAAATACCAA TCTCCAAAGCTGCAGGGTTATCGTGCGCCTCAACCGTTCGGTGCCTATATGTGCAGTCAGTACTGCATTGATGACTGTGTTCAATGACAAGCATGGTATTGGCTATAATGGAACGGTGACCCGAGCAG CCATTTGTGGCTACCCAGGATCCAGTGGCGGTCTATTGAATTCAACCTTCACTTGGGAGAGTATCAACCTCAACACCACTTTGTTCTGTGAGGCTGAAAAGACCACTGTCATTGTCAGCTG CAAACAAGggaaaaatgtgtgtgtgctcctgaATGAAATGTGCGACCCCATGCCTCCTTCTACATCGCCCAGCCCAATGGCCAACACCACTTTACCTGCAACAACAATACTGCCTCCTCCACCCAATGTCACTATACACCTAAACACCCCCTACGTCCCATTGAACACAACATTAGCTCCACTAAACACCACTTCTAAAGCTCCAAATACTACACCAACAGCTCCAAATACAACCATCGCCATGACAACCCGGGGTAATACCACTACAAACTCATCAACACCCATCATTCCACCAGTGAATCCCACAACAGCTTCCCCAAAGTACACCACGACAGCTGTTACAACAACCCCCTACGTCCCATTGAACACAACATTAGCTCCACTAAACACCACTTCTAAAGCTCCAAATACTACACCATCAGCTCCAAATACAACCATCGCCATGACAACCCAGGGTAATACCACTACAAACTCATCAACACCCATCATTCCACCAGTGAATCCCACAACAGCTTCCCCAAAGTACACCACGACAGCTGTTACAACAACCCCCTACGTCCCATTGAACACAACATTAGCTCCACTAAACACCACTTCTAAAGCTCCAAATACTACACCATCAGCTCCAAATACAACCATCGCCATGACAACCCAGGGTAATACCACTACAAACTCATCAACACCCATCATTCCACCAGTGAATCCCACAACAGCTTCCCCAAAGTACACCACGACAGCTGTTACAACAACCACCGCAG CGCCCAACACCACAGCAGCTAGTAGTGAAGAGCAGGCCAATCAGCTGCTGGATCTGACTAGTAACGTGTCCAAGCTCAACTCCTCCCAGGTGGACCAGCTGGTGTCCCAGCTAGAGGCCCTGCTGGCCGGACCCAATGTCAGCCTGGGTCTGGGGAAAACCTCTGTCAAAATCGTTAGCAACCTGCTGGGTGCCTCCTCTGACACGCtggcctcctcctccaccaa GATCATTGGGATTGTTGATACGGTGGGCCTGAAGCTGGTCGTTCAGCAAGAGGCTACGATTTTAACCAAGTCGGTTGCTGTCGCTATCAAAACAGTGGACGGCACTAATTTCCAGCAAACATCTTTCTCCATCCCGGACCCCAACAATGTGCAG ATCCGTGGAGATGGCAGAGCCAGGAGAAGTGTGAGAACAGAGGCGTCCTCCCTTCCCCAGGGCTCCGTCacgttcccctcctccctcacagCGAACCTCTcccatgagcagcagctacaagCATCCAGACTCCAGTTCAACTTCTACcagaaggccactgtgttccag GACCGAGCCCTGGGAGACAGCAGGCTGTACAGTGGGATACTGGGAGCCAGTGTGGCCAACCTGTCAATCAAATCTCTGCAGCAGGACGTGGTGATCACCCTGAGAAACACTGAGCCCGTCCCA GCAAATGTCGTGGTTTCATGTGTTTTCTGGGACTTTGGCTTGAATG ATGGCTCAGGAGGCTGGAACCGAAAAGGCTGCTCTGTCAGGAACAGCACAGAAAATGAGACTGTCTGTGCCTGTAACCATCTCACCAGCTTCGGTGTGCTACTG GACATCTCCAGAACGGGCATAACCAATCATCTCCAGGCCACAATCCTCACCTACATCACCTACATCGGCTGTGGTATCTCCGCCATCTTCCTCTCCGTCACTCTGCTCACCTACCTGGCCTTTGG GAAACTGCGTAAGGACATCCCATCTAAGATCCTGATCCAGCTGTGTGTGGCTCTGTTGTTTTTAAACCTGGTGTTCCTGGTGGATGCCTGGCTGGCCCTCTACCCTGACGCTGTGGGCCTGTGCATCTCCACCGCCTGGTTCCTGCACTACTTCCTGCTGGCTTCTTTCACCTGGATGGGCCTGGAGGCCGTCCACATGTACCTGGCCCTCGTCAAGGTCTTCAACACATACATAAAACGCTACATGCTCAAGTTCTCTCTCGTCGGCTGGG GCGTCCCACTCCTTGTGGTCATCGTCGTTATTGCTGTTGATAAGAACAATTACGGCCTCGTTAGctacggaaagtattcagataaCTCCCCTACAGATGACTT CTGCTGGCTGAAGAACAACATTGCCTTCTACGTATCTGTGGTGGCCTACTTCTGTGTCATCTTCCTGTTGAACCTCAGCATGTTTGTGATGGTGATGGTTCAGCTGTGTCGGATAAAGAGTcagaacccccacaacatgaggcACCGTAACGGGCTGCAGGACCTGCGCAGTGTGGTTGGGATCACCCTACTCCTGGGCCTCACCTGGGGCTTTGCCTTCTTTGCCTGGGGGCCTGTCAACCTGGCCTTCATGTACCTCTTCGCCATCTTCAACTCCTTTCAAG
- the LOC118385056 gene encoding uncharacterized protein LOC118385056 isoform X13, whose protein sequence is MFSGDEDNPDKAPAMWCGGVRCVRMQCFTRTMARASDLQHMGTRRHPTLLRISLLVLLLHVARGDASVETISVLMSNASSTPPPTSLTTPHPSPLHTASSNMTNEPMASTMPSPSTILHSTSPIITSTTNMTSKNATSPGPSTPLPITVTSNATTESAEVHCNFSQLCANQSVYYWMVLAVDVTGDLKNESDISGWFRALFHSVLDSCEPSNPEQANGTNLTDTLPTTSVSPTYPTPYNMTTWLYNFTTTTLSQNFTNFTTTTPSQTFTNFTTTTLSQNFTNFTTTTPSQNFTNFTTTTLSQNFTNFTTTTPSQNFTNFNMTTRSQDFTNFNMTTLTTNMTTLLYNSTPPHNRSMSAPPYNHSMTTLSSSWPHSTTSEEHEGGNMTAASLFQDIEVTCVNKTGIRRTNCTVLLRTRKPTFPCCLQRALVLGQENSSIQTHIVGNRVERVGKGLCAGQLPPSNGFAKCTGFLNGTLPLPNTCHTPGPVNISCGHAGTVYVPLGNQTQMDCGMPPKPPIDSEIVCNCSSYCYGTGKYNIYNYSSYCYGTGKYNIYNYSSYCYGTGKYNIYNYSSYCYGTGKYNIYNYSSYCYGTGKYNIYNYSSYCYGTGKYNIYNYSSYCYGTGKYNIYNYSSYCYGTGKYNIYNYSSYCYGTGKYNIYNYSSYCYGTAAYYTLGIQIKDPTMNISKIFYMIDQLKTPPPCNNSSETHPPCPLPIISTIYQDAHVECNGANTNLQSCRVIVRLNRSVPICAVSTALMTVFNDKHGIGYNGTVTRAAICGYPGSSGGLLNSTFTWESINLNTTLFCEAEKTTVIVSCKQGKNVCVLLNEMCDPMPPSTSPSPMANTTLPATTILPPPPNVTIHLNTPYVPLNTTLAPLNTTSKAPNTTPTAPNTTIAMTTRGNTTTNSSTPIIPPVNPTTASPKYTTTAVTTTPYVPLNTTLAPLNTTSKAPNTTPSAPNTTIAMTTQGNTTTNSSTPIIPPVNPTTASPKYTTTAVTTTPYVPLNTTLAPLNTTSKAPNTTPSAPNTTIAMTTQGNTTTNSSTPIIPPVNPTTASPKYTTTAVTTTTAAPNTTAASSEEQANQLLDLTSNVSKLNSSQVDQLVSQLEALLAGPNVSLGLGKTSVKIVSNLLGASSDTLASSSTKIIGIVDTVGLKLVVQQEATILTKSVAVAIKTVDGTNFQQTSFSIPDPNNVQIRGDGRARRSVRTEASSLPQGSVTFPSSLTANLSHEQQLQASRLQFNFYQKATVFQDRALGDSRLYSGILGASVANLSIKSLQQDVVITLRNTEPVPANVVVSCVFWDFGLNDGSGGWNRKGCSVRNSTENETVCACNHLTSFGVLLDISRTGITNHLQATILTYITYIGCGISAIFLSVTLLTYLAFGKLRKDIPSKILIQLCVALLFLNLVFLVDAWLALYPDAVGLCISTAWFLHYFLLASFTWMGLEAVHMYLALVKVFNTYIKRYMLKFSLVGWGVPLLVVIVVIAVDKNNYGLVSYGKYSDNSPTDDFCWLKNNIAFYVSVVAYFCVIFLLNLSMFVMVMVQLCRIKSQNPHNMRHRNGLQDLRSVVGITLLLGLTWGFAFFAWGPVNLAFMYLFAIFNSFQGFFIFVFHCAVKENVRRQWRTYLCCGRLRLAENSDWSRTATQKTEKKSLSVTRATSFRSGNSSQFNHTSSSSFLTGDSPERPSGATGSLFDDRTITALEELNSDVVLNEVNSQFRTQS, encoded by the exons ATGTTTTCTGGAGATGAGGACAACCCCGACAAGGCGCcagctatgtggtgtggtggagtGCGCTGTGTCCGTATGCAGTGTTTCACCAG AACGATGGCCAGAGCCTCTGATCTCCAACACATGGGAACTAGGAGACATCCAACCCTGCTCCGGATATCCCTGCTGGTCCTTCTTCTCCATGTAGCCAGAG GAGATGCCTCTGTAGAAACAATCTCGGTGCTCATGTCTAATGCATCCTCGACCCCACCCCCCACATCCCTCACAACCCCTCACCCATCACCACTGCACACTGCCTCATCCAACATGACTAATGAACCAATGGCATCCACCATGCCATCTCCATCCACTATTCTGCACTCGACTTCGCCCATCATAACGTCCACTACCAACA TGACCTCTAAAAATGCCACATCTCCAGGACCCTCCACTCCTTTGCCAATAACAGTCACCTCTAATGCCACTACGG agTCAGCAGAGGTGCATTGTAACTTCTCACAGCTCTGTGCCAATCAGT CTGTGTACTACTGGATGGTCCTTGCGGTGGATGTGACTGGAGATCTGAAGAATGAATCAGACATCAGTGGCTGG TTCAGGGCTTTATTTCATTCTGTCTTGGACTCCTGTGAGCCCTCCAACCCTGAACAAGCAAATGGCACAAATTTGACTGACACACTGCCAACTACCTCTGTCAGTCCAACATATCCCACCCcctacaacatgacaacatggttaTACAACTTCACCACGACAACACTATCCCAGAACTTCACCAACTTCACCACGACAACACCATCCCAGACCTTCACCAACTTCACCACGACAACACTATCCCAGAACTTCACCAACTTCACCACGACAACACCATCCCAGAACTTCACCAACTTCACCACGACAACACTATCCCAGAACTTCACCAACTTCACCACGACAACACCATCCCAGAACTTCACCAACTTCAACATGACAACACGATCCCAGGACTTCACCAACTTCAACATGACAACATTGACAACTAACATGACAACTTTGCTTTACAATAGTACTCCCCCACACAACCGTAGCATGTCCGCCCCACCCTACAACCATAGCATGACAACTCTGTCTTCCAGCTGGCCCCATAGCACCACAAG TGAGGAGCATGAAGGTGGAAATATGACTGCTGCCAGCCTGTTTCAA GACATTGAGGTGACGTGTGTCAATAAAACAGGGATCAG GAGGACTAACTGCACTGTGCTGCTGAGGACGAGGAAGCCAACGTTTCCCTGTTGTTTACAGCGAGCCCTGGTGCTGGGTCAGGAGAACAGCTCCATACAAACCCATATAGTGGGAaatagagtggagagagtgg GTAAGGGTCTGTGTGCAGGCCAATTGCCTCCAAGTAATGGTTTTGCAAAGTGCACCGGCTTCCTGAATGGCACTCTCCCTCTTCCAAACACGTGTCACACTCCAGGGCCTGTCAATATCTCATG TGGACATGCAGGGACTGTTTACGTACCACTTGGAAATCAAACCCAAATGGACTGTGGTATGCCCCCTAAACCTCCCATCG ATTCGGAGATTGTCTGCAACTGCTCCTCTTACTGCTATGGTACAG GTAAATACAATATTTACAACTACTCCTCTTACTGCTATGGTACAG GTAAATACAATATTTACAACTACTCCTCTTACTGCTATGGTACAGGTAAATACAATATTTACAACTACTCCTCTTACTGCTATGGTACAGGTAAATACAATATTTACAACTACTCCTCTTACTGCTATGGTACAG GTAAATACAATATTTACAACTACTCCTCTTACTGCTATGGTACAGGTAAATACAATATTTACAACTACTCCTCTTACTGCTATGGTACAGGTAAATACAATATTTACAACTACTCCTCTTACTGCTATGGTACAGGTAAATACAATATTTACAACTACTCCTCTTACTGCTATGGTACAG GTAAATACAATATTTACAACTACTCCTCTTACTGCTATGGTACAG ctGCATACTATACTTTGGGCATACAGATCAAAGATCCCACTATGAATATTTCAAAAATCTTCTATATG ATTGATCAGCTAAAAACTCCTCCACCCTGCAACAACTCCTCAGAGACACA TCCTCCCTGTCCCTTGCCCATCATATCAACTATCTACCAG GATGCTCATGTGGAATGCAATGGCGCAAATACCAA TCTCCAAAGCTGCAGGGTTATCGTGCGCCTCAACCGTTCGGTGCCTATATGTGCAGTCAGTACTGCATTGATGACTGTGTTCAATGACAAGCATGGTATTGGCTATAATGGAACGGTGACCCGAGCAG CCATTTGTGGCTACCCAGGATCCAGTGGCGGTCTATTGAATTCAACCTTCACTTGGGAGAGTATCAACCTCAACACCACTTTGTTCTGTGAGGCTGAAAAGACCACTGTCATTGTCAGCTG CAAACAAGggaaaaatgtgtgtgtgctcctgaATGAAATGTGCGACCCCATGCCTCCTTCTACATCGCCCAGCCCAATGGCCAACACCACTTTACCTGCAACAACAATACTGCCTCCTCCACCCAATGTCACTATACACCTAAACACCCCCTACGTCCCATTGAACACAACATTAGCTCCACTAAACACCACTTCTAAAGCTCCAAATACTACACCAACAGCTCCAAATACAACCATCGCCATGACAACCCGGGGTAATACCACTACAAACTCATCAACACCCATCATTCCACCAGTGAATCCCACAACAGCTTCCCCAAAGTACACCACGACAGCTGTTACAACAACCCCCTACGTCCCATTGAACACAACATTAGCTCCACTAAACACCACTTCTAAAGCTCCAAATACTACACCATCAGCTCCAAATACAACCATCGCCATGACAACCCAGGGTAATACCACTACAAACTCATCAACACCCATCATTCCACCAGTGAATCCCACAACAGCTTCCCCAAAGTACACCACGACAGCTGTTACAACAACCCCCTACGTCCCATTGAACACAACATTAGCTCCACTAAACACCACTTCTAAAGCTCCAAATACTACACCATCAGCTCCAAATACAACCATCGCCATGACAACCCAGGGTAATACCACTACAAACTCATCAACACCCATCATTCCACCAGTGAATCCCACAACAGCTTCCCCAAAGTACACCACGACAGCTGTTACAACAACCACCGCAG CGCCCAACACCACAGCAGCTAGTAGTGAAGAGCAGGCCAATCAGCTGCTGGATCTGACTAGTAACGTGTCCAAGCTCAACTCCTCCCAGGTGGACCAGCTGGTGTCCCAGCTAGAGGCCCTGCTGGCCGGACCCAATGTCAGCCTGGGTCTGGGGAAAACCTCTGTCAAAATCGTTAGCAACCTGCTGGGTGCCTCCTCTGACACGCtggcctcctcctccaccaa GATCATTGGGATTGTTGATACGGTGGGCCTGAAGCTGGTCGTTCAGCAAGAGGCTACGATTTTAACCAAGTCGGTTGCTGTCGCTATCAAAACAGTGGACGGCACTAATTTCCAGCAAACATCTTTCTCCATCCCGGACCCCAACAATGTGCAG ATCCGTGGAGATGGCAGAGCCAGGAGAAGTGTGAGAACAGAGGCGTCCTCCCTTCCCCAGGGCTCCGTCacgttcccctcctccctcacagCGAACCTCTcccatgagcagcagctacaagCATCCAGACTCCAGTTCAACTTCTACcagaaggccactgtgttccag GACCGAGCCCTGGGAGACAGCAGGCTGTACAGTGGGATACTGGGAGCCAGTGTGGCCAACCTGTCAATCAAATCTCTGCAGCAGGACGTGGTGATCACCCTGAGAAACACTGAGCCCGTCCCA GCAAATGTCGTGGTTTCATGTGTTTTCTGGGACTTTGGCTTGAATG ATGGCTCAGGAGGCTGGAACCGAAAAGGCTGCTCTGTCAGGAACAGCACAGAAAATGAGACTGTCTGTGCCTGTAACCATCTCACCAGCTTCGGTGTGCTACTG GACATCTCCAGAACGGGCATAACCAATCATCTCCAGGCCACAATCCTCACCTACATCACCTACATCGGCTGTGGTATCTCCGCCATCTTCCTCTCCGTCACTCTGCTCACCTACCTGGCCTTTGG GAAACTGCGTAAGGACATCCCATCTAAGATCCTGATCCAGCTGTGTGTGGCTCTGTTGTTTTTAAACCTGGTGTTCCTGGTGGATGCCTGGCTGGCCCTCTACCCTGACGCTGTGGGCCTGTGCATCTCCACCGCCTGGTTCCTGCACTACTTCCTGCTGGCTTCTTTCACCTGGATGGGCCTGGAGGCCGTCCACATGTACCTGGCCCTCGTCAAGGTCTTCAACACATACATAAAACGCTACATGCTCAAGTTCTCTCTCGTCGGCTGGG GCGTCCCACTCCTTGTGGTCATCGTCGTTATTGCTGTTGATAAGAACAATTACGGCCTCGTTAGctacggaaagtattcagataaCTCCCCTACAGATGACTT CTGCTGGCTGAAGAACAACATTGCCTTCTACGTATCTGTGGTGGCCTACTTCTGTGTCATCTTCCTGTTGAACCTCAGCATGTTTGTGATGGTGATGGTTCAGCTGTGTCGGATAAAGAGTcagaacccccacaacatgaggcACCGTAACGGGCTGCAGGACCTGCGCAGTGTGGTTGGGATCACCCTACTCCTGGGCCTCACCTGGGGCTTTGCCTTCTTTGCCTGGGGGCCTGTCAACCTGGCCTTCATGTACCTCTTCGCCATCTTCAACTCCTTTCAAG